From a single Calothrix sp. NIES-2098 genomic region:
- a CDS encoding multi-sensor hybrid histidine kinase has protein sequence MPYAVAVLAVGSALLLTILLQPLLSQTIFLLFFAAVAVSAWYGGMKPGLLATVLATIAVAYFFIPSTSSPLIYPVDSILRLCLFVLVTTLISWLNSQLRNAKYCLEKSMQKLQASESRFRRLAESNIIGVVVADMNGAIIEANDAFLTMVGYTREELVSGRVRWRDMTPLEYQEISDRAVAELRNHGVNQPFEKEYIRKDGSRVPILIGSALLTNELEEVISFVLDLTTIKQTENELRESQSRFSALADATVEGVVIHDNGKILEANPAFAKMFGYEIDEVMGMPLTKFLIPELQNILLEKIHSGYETAYELTGFKKDKTTISLEIFGKDSIYQGRNVRVSAWRNITERKQAEAAIRRSEKRFRRLVESNIFGVAFSNFNGGIHYANEYFLNMVGYTLTDMVAGEMRWDVMTPAEYLYLDENAAEELRQNGVATPFEKEYIRKDGSRVPILIGGALLQNDEGEQEEIIAFYLDLTARKQVEETLRQKEEQLRLITNAVPVFISYVDAQQRYRFNNRKYEEWYGIKASEVYGKQVKDIVGESVYQAIRPYIETVLSGEIVTYETPMSAPDGAQHYMHVSYVPQFDRQGKVEGFVALINDITENKQAQEALKQSEERFRKLTEKVRVIPWEVNVSTGNFTYVGPQAEEILGYPSTDWYSNNFWEEHIHPEDREWAVKYCIESSLSLDNYEFEYRMLAADGRVIWIYDIVNVVRSEGKPQLLHGFMLDITDRKLSEQERERLLAEAEAANRMKDEFLGTLSHELRTPLNAMLGWTQLLRNRKFDEATTARGLETINRNTKALAQLIEDVLDVSRIVQGKLSLNLQQAELIPVVEAAIETVQPAADAKEIQIECRFDPTVGIVMGDVNRLQQIVWNLLSNAVKFTPKSGRVTVQLQRVNSQIQIQVSDTGAGISPDFLPHVFERFRQADSSSTRSHGGLGLGLAIVRHLVELHGGTVSAESPGIGQGATFIVNLPMRAVYLENTTSALSEPPTDSEISPINPSSLAGVRILVVDDEQDARQLLTTVLSQYGAQVMTAASAADALAAVPQFHPDVLVSDIGMPEADGYTLIRQLRSLPSAQGGQIPAVALTAYARAEDRTRALLSGFQLHVPKPVNPAELVTVVANLAGRN, from the coding sequence ATGCCTTATGCTGTAGCGGTATTGGCAGTTGGTAGCGCATTACTACTGACAATACTGTTACAGCCATTGCTCAGTCAAACAATTTTCTTGCTATTTTTTGCTGCTGTAGCGGTGAGTGCTTGGTATGGCGGGATGAAACCAGGTTTATTGGCTACTGTTTTAGCTACTATTGCTGTCGCATATTTTTTTATTCCTTCTACATCTTCGCCTTTAATTTACCCTGTAGATAGCATCTTGCGCTTATGCTTGTTTGTGCTAGTAACAACGCTCATCAGCTGGCTAAACTCGCAGTTACGTAATGCCAAGTACTGTCTAGAGAAAAGTATGCAGAAGCTACAAGCCAGCGAGTCTAGATTTAGAAGGTTGGCAGAGTCTAACATTATTGGGGTAGTAGTAGCCGATATGAATGGGGCGATTATTGAGGCTAACGATGCATTCTTAACAATGGTAGGCTACACGCGGGAGGAACTTGTATCTGGGCGAGTGCGATGGCGCGATATGACACCGCTAGAATATCAAGAAATTAGCGATCGCGCCGTTGCAGAATTAAGAAATCATGGAGTAAATCAGCCTTTTGAGAAAGAATATATCCGCAAAGATGGTAGCCGCGTTCCCATCTTGATTGGTTCTGCCTTATTAACCAACGAATTAGAAGAAGTCATCAGTTTTGTACTAGATTTAACTACTATCAAACAAACAGAAAATGAGTTGCGTGAAAGCCAAAGTAGATTTTCTGCTTTAGCTGATGCCACAGTTGAAGGTGTTGTAATTCACGACAATGGCAAAATTTTAGAAGCCAACCCAGCTTTTGCCAAAATGTTTGGCTATGAAATTGATGAAGTGATGGGTATGCCGCTCACAAAATTTTTAATACCAGAATTACAAAATATTCTTTTAGAAAAGATACATTCTGGATATGAAACAGCTTATGAATTAACTGGATTCAAGAAAGATAAAACTACTATTAGTTTAGAGATATTCGGCAAAGACTCTATTTATCAAGGTCGTAATGTGAGAGTTTCTGCCTGGCGGAACATTACAGAACGCAAGCAAGCAGAAGCAGCGATTAGAAGAAGTGAAAAACGATTTCGCAGGCTGGTAGAATCTAATATTTTTGGTGTTGCTTTTAGTAACTTCAACGGTGGTATCCACTATGCCAATGAATATTTTTTAAATATGGTTGGCTACACTTTAACAGATATGGTTGCTGGCGAAATGCGCTGGGATGTTATGACACCAGCAGAATACCTCTATTTAGATGAGAATGCCGCTGAAGAACTCAGACAAAATGGCGTAGCAACTCCCTTTGAAAAAGAATACATCCGTAAAGATGGTAGTCGCGTTCCAATTTTAATTGGTGGAGCATTATTACAGAATGATGAAGGAGAGCAAGAAGAAATTATCGCGTTTTATTTAGATTTAACTGCTCGCAAACAAGTAGAAGAAACATTACGGCAAAAAGAAGAGCAATTACGATTAATTACAAATGCTGTACCCGTATTTATTTCCTATGTCGATGCCCAGCAACGTTACCGCTTTAATAATCGCAAATATGAAGAATGGTATGGCATCAAAGCCTCAGAAGTTTATGGCAAGCAAGTTAAAGATATTGTGGGCGAGTCAGTTTATCAGGCAATTCGTCCTTATATAGAAACAGTATTATCAGGAGAAATAGTAACTTATGAAACCCCAATGTCTGCCCCAGATGGTGCACAACATTATATGCATGTTTCCTATGTACCCCAATTCGATCGCCAGGGAAAGGTAGAAGGTTTTGTTGCTTTAATCAACGATATTACAGAAAACAAACAAGCCCAAGAAGCGTTGAAACAGAGCGAAGAACGCTTTCGCAAACTCACAGAAAAAGTCCGTGTAATTCCTTGGGAAGTGAATGTTAGTACGGGAAATTTTACTTATGTAGGGCCGCAAGCAGAAGAGATTCTGGGCTATCCATCAACAGACTGGTACAGCAATAATTTTTGGGAAGAACATATCCACCCAGAGGATCGCGAATGGGCAGTTAAGTATTGTATCGAATCTTCGCTGTCACTAGATAATTATGAATTTGAATACAGAATGTTAGCAGCAGATGGCAGAGTAATCTGGATATATGACATTGTAAATGTTGTGCGGAGTGAGGGTAAGCCACAACTACTGCATGGGTTCATGCTTGATATTACAGATCGCAAACTCTCAGAGCAAGAACGCGAAAGACTATTAGCCGAAGCCGAAGCCGCCAACCGCATGAAAGATGAGTTTTTGGGCACTCTTTCCCACGAACTGCGAACCCCTCTCAACGCCATGCTGGGTTGGACACAACTCCTGAGAAACCGCAAGTTTGATGAAGCTACTACAGCGCGCGGCTTAGAAACCATTAACCGTAACACCAAAGCTTTAGCACAACTGATTGAAGATGTATTAGATGTATCGCGGATCGTTCAAGGTAAACTTTCCTTGAATCTCCAGCAAGCAGAACTCATACCAGTTGTCGAAGCAGCAATTGAGACTGTACAGCCAGCCGCCGATGCGAAAGAAATTCAGATTGAGTGCAGATTTGACCCAACAGTAGGAATAGTGATGGGTGATGTCAATCGCTTGCAACAAATCGTTTGGAATTTACTCTCCAATGCTGTCAAGTTCACACCTAAAAGCGGCAGAGTCACCGTGCAACTGCAACGCGTAAATTCTCAAATTCAAATTCAAGTCAGCGATACAGGTGCGGGAATTAGCCCTGACTTCCTACCCCATGTATTTGAGCGCTTTCGCCAAGCCGATAGTTCTAGCACGCGATCGCATGGCGGACTGGGTTTAGGGTTAGCGATCGTCCGTCATCTGGTAGAATTACACGGTGGCACAGTCTCAGCTGAAAGTCCTGGAATTGGGCAAGGGGCAACCTTTATAGTTAACTTGCCGATGCGAGCTGTTTATCTAGAGAATACAACATCAGCACTAAGCGAACCCCCCACTGATAGCGAAATTTCTCCAATTAACCCATCATCACTTGCAGGCGTGCGCATATTAGTTGTTGATGATGAGCAAGACGCCCGCCAATTACTCACCACAGTTTTGTCACAGTATGGTGCCCAAGTTATGACAGCTGCATCTGCTGCTGACGCTTTAGCTGCTGTCCCCCAATTCCACCCCGATGTACTAGTGAGCGATATCGGTATGCCAGAAGCCGATGGCTATACACTCATTCGTCAACTCAGATCCCTGCCTTCAGCGCAAGGAGGACAAATTCCCGCCGTAGCACTCACAGCTTACGCTAGAGCTGAAGACCGCACAAGAGCTTTGTTATCAGGCTTTCAACTTCACGTCCCCAAACCAGTCAATCCCGCAGAATTAGTTACCGTAGTTGCCAATCTCGCTGGCAGGAATTGA
- a CDS encoding type III restriction enzyme res subunit → MARTPTLTFDRGTLILHPPPRGKAWMDYATWDDRVEKFRMPAIQYRSLVEALQAEEVNFIDEAKEFYPLDLVATLEMEPYPHQSEALAAWKLAGRQGVVVLPTAAGKTYLAQMAMQATPRTTLIVVPTLDLMHQWYAHLVAAFPDAEVGLLGGGSKDKTPILIATYDSAAIHAEALGNQYGLLIFDECHHLPTDFNRVIAEYAIAPYRLGLSATPERTDGKHADLNILIGREVYRKRAEDLAGKALAEHEIVQIKVKLSQHEREKYNELIQLRNDFLRESRISLGSIQGWQMFVQMSARSQSGRRAMLAHREAKEIALGTDGKLRILANLLAKHYPERIIIFTADNATVYRISQELLIPAITHQTPVKERHEILTKFREGEYNTLIASHVLNEGVDVPAASIAIILSGTGSTREYIQRLGRVLRKGNVEGKQAILYEVVAEDTSEERTSARRRGMEKSNEPPRREGRQGKKEKKGHLQVVYGTGKEKSAKAAEQLEINYSTKRSEDSSDLT, encoded by the coding sequence ATGGCTCGCACCCCTACATTAACTTTCGATCGCGGTACACTGATACTGCATCCACCACCACGCGGTAAAGCCTGGATGGACTATGCCACTTGGGACGATAGAGTGGAAAAATTTCGGATGCCTGCAATTCAATATCGTTCTTTAGTGGAAGCACTGCAAGCGGAAGAAGTTAACTTTATTGATGAGGCGAAGGAATTTTATCCTTTAGATTTGGTTGCAACTTTGGAAATGGAACCCTATCCCCACCAAAGTGAGGCTTTAGCAGCGTGGAAACTCGCAGGAAGACAAGGAGTAGTAGTGCTTCCGACAGCGGCGGGAAAAACTTATTTGGCACAAATGGCGATGCAAGCCACACCGCGCACAACGCTAATTGTTGTTCCAACTTTAGATTTGATGCATCAGTGGTATGCACATCTGGTAGCGGCGTTTCCCGATGCGGAGGTGGGTTTGTTGGGAGGGGGTTCCAAAGATAAGACACCAATTTTAATTGCCACTTATGATAGTGCAGCTATTCATGCGGAAGCCTTGGGAAATCAATATGGTTTGTTGATTTTCGATGAATGTCACCATTTACCAACTGATTTTAATCGGGTAATTGCAGAATATGCGATCGCACCTTATCGTTTAGGACTCTCAGCTACCCCAGAACGCACCGATGGCAAACACGCTGATTTAAATATTCTCATTGGCAGAGAAGTATATCGCAAACGCGCTGAAGATTTAGCGGGGAAGGCGTTAGCAGAACATGAAATTGTCCAGATTAAGGTGAAATTATCCCAACACGAACGGGAAAAATACAACGAGTTAATTCAACTCCGCAACGATTTTTTACGAGAATCGCGGATTTCGTTGGGAAGTATTCAAGGTTGGCAAATGTTTGTGCAGATGAGTGCGCGATCGCAATCTGGTCGTAGGGCAATGTTAGCACACCGCGAAGCTAAAGAAATTGCCTTGGGTACGGATGGGAAGTTGCGCATTTTAGCTAATTTATTGGCGAAGCATTATCCTGAAAGAATTATTATTTTTACGGCTGATAATGCGACTGTTTACCGCATTTCTCAGGAGTTGTTAATTCCGGCTATTACTCATCAAACACCTGTAAAAGAACGGCATGAGATATTAACTAAGTTTCGGGAGGGTGAATATAATACCTTAATTGCTTCTCATGTGTTAAATGAAGGTGTTGATGTGCCAGCAGCTTCAATTGCAATTATTTTATCTGGGACTGGTTCAACTAGAGAATATATTCAACGTTTGGGAAGGGTGTTGCGGAAGGGGAATGTGGAAGGGAAGCAGGCGATATTATACGAAGTGGTGGCTGAAGATACGAGTGAGGAAAGAACTTCGGCGCGGCGTAGGGGGATGGAAAAGAGTAACGAACCGCCAAGACGCGAAGGACGCCAAGGGAAGAAGGAAAAGAAAGGACATTTGCAAGTTGTGTATGGAACTGGGAAGGAAAAAAGTGCTAAGGCTGCGGAACAGTTAGAAATCAATTATTCAACTAAGCGCAGTGAAGATTCATCTGATTTAACATAG